The genomic DNA CCCTGGCGATTGCTGGGGTTTTTTTTAGGTCTAGGAGAAAACATGTTTTACAAACTTGCACAAAAAGTAATGTTTCAGATGGACCCTGAGTTAGCTCATAATCTAGCGATTGGCAGTTTGAAAATTACCGGAAACAATCCGTTAAATTGTTTTTATCGTCAACAGGTTAAATCTGCTCCAGTAACCTGTATGGGGCTCACTTTTCCTAACCCTATTGGTTTAGCTGCAGGTATGGATAAAGATGGCGAGTCAATTGATGCTTTTCATGCTATGGGCTTTGGTCATATTGAAGTCGGGACGGTAACGCCACGTCCGCAAGCGGGTAATGATCAACCACGTTTGTTTCGATTAAAACCTGCCAAAGGGATTATTAATCGTATGGGCTTTAATAATAAAGGTGTCGACAATCTGGTTCGTAATATGATGGCTAAGAAATCTGACATTATGGTTGGTGTGAATATAGGTAAAAACAAAGATACACCAGTAGAACAGGGTAAAGATGACTACCTGATCTGCATGGAAAAGGTTTATCAATATGCCAGTTATATTGCCGTTAATATTTCTTCTCCTAACACCCCAGGTTTACGTTCAATGCAATACGGTGAGTTACTTGATGACTTATTAAGTTCAATTAAAGCCAAACAAACTGAGTTAGCCGCTAAACATGGTAAATATGTACCTGTGGCGTTAAAGATTGCTCCTGACTTGACCTCAGACGAAATTAAAGCGATTGCCGATTCACTGTTGAGTCATCAGTTTGATGGTGTCATTGCGACCAACACCACATTAAGCCGAGATAATGTTACCGGTTTAAAAAATGCACAAGAAACAGGCGGATTGAGTGGTAAACCTTTGGCTGACTTATCAACTCAAGTGATCAAGCAATTATCGATCTATTTACAAGATAAGATCCCGATCATTGGTGTGGGTGGGATCAATAGTGCGGCAGATGCCTTAGCCAAATTTGACGCGGGTTCAGCCATGGTGCAGATATACACGGGTTTTATTTATCAAGGACCTAAACTGATTGATCAGATCGCTAGGGCTTACTGTACAAAATAGCATCTAAAACACTAGGTTATTGATCAAAAATCATGCCGCGATCGAATTTTAGATCGTTCGATCGCGCTAACACTATGAAATTTATGTTATATTTTTTATTTAAATTTTGATATTGCGTGAAATATAATCTATTATAAATATGTGTTTAACATTTAGGTGTAAATAGTCATGTTATTAATGCCAAATAAGGACTGGCATTGGGAATACAATGAAAGCTTAAACCAATTAAGTATTTCATTAGGTTCCGAGATGGAGTTCTTAACCCCATATAAAACAAAATTATTAATTCCTGATGCACTAACGGCTAAGGAATTTACCCTTGAACACGCAAAATTTTATATTAACATGCTCGAAACCTTACCTAAGGTTTTACATATCTCTGATGCAGGTATTGTACAAACCGCACTAAATGCCACCGCCGCCCATTTTTTATTACAATCGCAAATGCCAAAGTCTTGGTTTTTTGACGTGAGTGATGAATGTGTTTATTGCGATGTGGGTAAGTTATTTCAACTTAATTGTGGCTACTCTAAAGTATTAGGATTAGTGGTTGAAAATGGCTTACAAGCTGCAACCGTGATGATTTTATCGCAATACTGTCAGTTATCAGAAAATAAATCATTAGTGCAATTTGATACTATAAAAGTGATGCATAATCGTTTACATCCACTGCGTAAAGCTAAACAAGTTGTCGCAGCATAGTTAAGTTTATTGGTTTGATTTATTACCGCTAATTACCATTTTCAATGGCAACATGCTCTACATTACTTTCCCAAACAGGCTCTTCGCCTAGTCTCATTTTTGTTGTCTCAACAAATATATTCAATAGTGATGTTGTGTTTCTATTTGGATTGATAGCATTACCAGCGCCATCATAATCACTTAATTTGATAGCCTTGCAATAGTTGCATCAATCCACGTTCATTGATGTGTTTGTCCAACATGTAATGTCCTAACATTCTGCAACTTAGGCCAGATTTAATTGTATCTAAAATGAGCTCTTGTTGCTTGAGCTGATAGTGCCCTTTGCACTCCCTTCATTAATCTTGATCCATTATGGGATGAATACTAATAGGCACGTTAATTACACCCGCCTATTATGAATAACATAAACTGC from Shewanella psychromarinicola includes the following:
- the pyrD gene encoding quinone-dependent dihydroorotate dehydrogenase — protein: MFYKLAQKVMFQMDPELAHNLAIGSLKITGNNPLNCFYRQQVKSAPVTCMGLTFPNPIGLAAGMDKDGESIDAFHAMGFGHIEVGTVTPRPQAGNDQPRLFRLKPAKGIINRMGFNNKGVDNLVRNMMAKKSDIMVGVNIGKNKDTPVEQGKDDYLICMEKVYQYASYIAVNISSPNTPGLRSMQYGELLDDLLSSIKAKQTELAAKHGKYVPVALKIAPDLTSDEIKAIADSLLSHQFDGVIATNTTLSRDNVTGLKNAQETGGLSGKPLADLSTQVIKQLSIYLQDKIPIIGVGGINSAADALAKFDAGSAMVQIYTGFIYQGPKLIDQIARAYCTK
- a CDS encoding cell division protein ZapC; protein product: MLLMPNKDWHWEYNESLNQLSISLGSEMEFLTPYKTKLLIPDALTAKEFTLEHAKFYINMLETLPKVLHISDAGIVQTALNATAAHFLLQSQMPKSWFFDVSDECVYCDVGKLFQLNCGYSKVLGLVVENGLQAATVMILSQYCQLSENKSLVQFDTIKVMHNRLHPLRKAKQVVAA